Below is a genomic region from Argiope bruennichi chromosome 11, qqArgBrue1.1, whole genome shotgun sequence.
TGAGTTTAATTGTTGAGATCTAATTTGCTGGTAGTTGATGTGTGCacatagatttttatttccatcatGTTTAGTGCAGTTTCTTTTTAAACAGGGTTTTGCGCTTTTTAGTTTCTCCTCATTagtttgtatttttctattttgtactTCTAAGCGTTTTAGAAGGGAAGCTTTTTCCTCTGGATTACAATCtccttttaatttatgattaatttgcCATAATTTATTCCTAGCTGCAGTTAGTTCTCTATCCAGGTTACTAATCTCAATACAGTAATTATTGATTTCAAAGACACGTGCAGAATAGCAACATGGCCGTGAGCTAGTACTATGAACATTGTTGATACTACTAACACTACGAACACTACTGGAGTCATCCGAGCGTCCGTCTCCATCCATGGCTGGagactgaatgaaaaaaaatgatgaggcTGATGGAGTGGTGTGGTTTAAGGAGAGCCCGCTTCCgtagaagctatctcctgtagatgGCAGGAAGTTGGTGGAAATTAGCTTGGCGTTTCTTGTATGCCATGGACTTTTAGTGTCATCAGCGTGAGGTGACTGCGCTGGAACTGGCGCTACTCTGCGAAGCAGAGTAGTCTCCTGATGGAGAGGGAGAGGAAGGTGAAACGCCGTCCAATAGGAAGTCAGCAGCGGTGGGGAAGGTGCGTTGGGCTGCAGTGCGGATCGGAGTGTGTAGCCGGGAGAGAAAGTTGTTTACAGATTGAGTTAAGCTATTGTTCGTTCAGAGCCAATCAGCATGCGTTTACAAAGGTTGGAGTTAAGTTTGGTTTGACATGGTGGTTGATAATGTTAtgaaacagtatttttaaatgagaagtaCATTTCTAGGTCTATTGATATTAGGTTGGGGGATATATTTTTCGATAGCTTGTATGGCCTCATTTTCATGGTCATCAAGTTTATCGAAGAATCTTGTGGCTATTTTCTTAATGGTTTGTCTTAAAGTGGGGTATTTGAGAGCTTTGTAGATTTCGGAGCTGGGCATAGCCCAGGTAGCACCACAAATCTGTCTGATAATTCGGTTCTGCTAGCTctctattatttttagattagttttggCAGCATGTCCCCAAACTTGGCATGCGTAAGTCAGTATCGGACGCAAATAGGCTGTGTAAATAAGCATTTTGGTGTCCCTGTGCATCTTTGAATTCCGAGCAATAAGGGGGGAAAATTTACGCGATTGGGCTCGGAATTTCTCCTTCACGTAGTGAAAGTGTGCCCTCCAATTTAGtttccccctcaggggctcaccttctttaggtgagtacgggtgtcccaatcccgaggttcccagggatctatactcccttcaTGCTTACTCTCCTCTAGGTCTTCTGCTTTTTGCTTggtccttccatccctcgacggcaagcgagggagctctccatgagaagctgtcgccgctctgtttgcttcttgcttctcatggacagccaaaaccccacgtgttggccatgcgtggcaacccactagaaagacgggtggtgcactgtggtcccctgtgcatcaatcggctggtagataGTCACCTTAGTGTCTAGTCTGCTAGGGAtgaagcgaaggggttactccttaggcttggcgttaagggtggtcactgtccccgggggtaactccgagcgtataggttccggctagcaccaaggtaagtgccgaggctgggaatggccagagccggtggctgccttcccttgttgggctccgtggtgggcggtgccgttggGCCTGAATTTCTCTCTATATCGTATGGGCTCTCgcaagaaatctcccttcagtgggcatcataaagattttaaatttgtcaCCAATGTTCATCAtttcgattctttttttataatgaaactatTGTCaggaaaaaatgaaacatttaacaaCATCTCTCATTTTCTGGTTCAGAAAGCTATTGCAGCAACTGTCGGAGACGTGTCTTCAATCCGAAAAATGCGTTCGGGCGATTTGCTAGTAGAGGTCAGTTCTAAAAAGCAGGCAcagcaaatcattaaaataaaagctctAGCTACATATCCTGTGACAGTTAGTCCTCACTTTTCCTTAAATTATACAAAAGGAGTAATTACATGCGGGGAATTGTTCAATGTCCCTCTTGAAGAAATAACAAAAGAGCTTAAACCTCAAGAAGTAACGCAGGTACGTCAAATCAATATTCGACGGGATGGTCAAATTCAACCAACTAAACATTATATTCTAACCTTCCATAGTACCAAATTACCAGAATTCATATATGCAGGATATTTAAAATTGCCAGTTAGACCGTACATACCTAATCCGTTGAGATGTTTTCAATGTCAGCGTTTTGGGCATTCCaaagttaattgccgcgggactctaacgtgcgcccgctgtgcagaaaaAGGCCACGATAGCCAACAATGCCACGCAGAAGAAAAATGCGTGAACTGCGGCGGAAATCATGCATCGTATTCTCGTTCTTGTGAACGCTGGCAACTCGAAAAACAAATTAcaaccattaaaataaaagaaaatatttcctatcCAGAAGCAAGACGGAAAATTATAGCATCGACACCAAAACCTGGTTTAAGTTATGCATCTGCTGTGCAAAACTCCTTTTGTGAAAACTGCTCTTGTTCAAACTGTACGAAAAAAGGCATCAAAACAAAAACACAGGCAAAATTGTCGGATTCTGACACTGAAACTTCCCTGACTAGTACTCCTGATCATAGTAAAACTATTAAACTTAAACCAAAACCAAATAAATCCCTCAAGCTAAAACTGTCCAAACGTGGCCTGGCTACTAAAGATCTTGCCAGTAAACTTAAAAAAACGACTTTAAGAAGTTCTGTTGCTCTGGGACTTGCAGATAAAGGTGTCGctcataaggacttaacgtccatttttggtggcACATCAAAAAGTCCCGAAATCATCTCGCTCCATCCATCTGAGGAGGaggatgaatttgaaatgaggTGCGATGTCACGCATCCTCCGAACACTGCTCCCACACCTTCACTTGCAAAAAgactttcttaatgggtaccttcctttcttggaacTGTCGCGGCATTCGTTCGAAACTCCATAACATTAAACATCTTATCAACAAGTTTCATCCTATTTGTATAGGACTTCAAGAGACCTTCTTGTCGTCTGATTTCTCTCTGAAAATTCGTGGCTATAACTGTACTCGGAGAGATATTACCTCCGGCACCCACCCATCAGGTGGTGTCTGCATTTTCACTTCTAATCTCTATCCGAGCACACTTCTTACTCTACACACCTCTTTGCAGGCCGTGGCTGTGCAGGTTCGTTCTCGAATTTTGGTTACGGTCTGTTGCATTTACTTGCCACCTCAACGGACTATTAGTCAAAGTGATCTAGACAATTTAGTTGACCAGCTTCCATCACCATTTATCTTGTTGGGCGATTTTAATGGACATAGCACTTTATGGGGTTCGGAAgttacaaattctcgtgggcgacagattgaacaatttatttcgaataattgtCTCTGTCTCCTCAATAACGAAGAAAAAACGTACTTCCACGAACCCACGCGTAGCTTCCATAGTATTGACTTGGCAATCTGCACTCCTGATCTTCTACCACTGCTGAATTTTGAAGTTGGAAATGATTTATATGACAGCGATCACTTCCCCCTGATAGTCTCTTACTCTGAGAGAGATGAGGCGAATAATTATCCTCCACGGtatctattccagcgggcagactgggataaGTTCCTGCAGTTAGCAAATATCACTGATTCTATGGTCAATGAGACAGACATTACAGAAGCGGTGCAAAATGTCATCAATTGTCAAATTAACGCCGCAGATCAGAGTATTCCGAAGAGTTCCCCACGGTTAAGAAAAtatcgcagaccgtggtggaatgaagcttgtcgtGACAGTCgcaaaagagaaaagaaactgGAATATTTTCAGAAGGTATCCAACCACAGAAAACCTTATCGCTTTTAAACAAGCCAAAGCCTTTGCTCGCCGCATTCGTCGTCAAAGCCAGAGAGAATCCTGGATCAAATTTGTTTCATCCATTACTTCTTCAACCTCAAGCAAACTTCTATGGAGGAAAATCAGGGCCGCTAATGGCATCTACAAAGAATTCTCTATTCCTGTACTCAACACAGGAAATGCGAATATATCTTGTCCATTAGATGTTGCCAATACTTTAGGTCATGCCTTTGCTAAAGTATCTTCAGCAGATTCATATAGTCCTGCTTTCCTAGCGACTAAGAATCGTGTAGAAAATTTACGTTTGGacttttttgctcaaaattttcttccttataatactgaatttaggttgaatgaattgaaaaatgctttatctaAGACACACGATACCAGTCCCGGTCCAGATGGAATCGCTTACAGCATGCTTCGCCACTTAAATGCTGCATCGCTCTCCAACCTGTTATgcttatttaatagaatatggatTGAGCATCAATTCCCTTGTCAGTAGCAAGAAGCTCTGGTGATTCCAATATTAAAGCCTGGTAAGGATCCATCTAATCCTCTTAGCTATCGACCTATTGCACTGACGAGTTGTTTATGCAAAACGCTCGAGCGCATGGTAAATGCTCGCTTGGTCTACGAACTGGAGAAACAAGGCTGCATACCGCAATTGCAGACTGGTTTCCGTAAAGGAAGATCAACCTCTGATAATATAATCCTACTGGAAACCGAAATTCGTATTGCCTTCGTTCAtcgtatattatttt
It encodes:
- the LOC129956791 gene encoding uncharacterized protein LOC129956791, whose product is MRSGDLLVEVSSKKQAQQIIKIKALATYPVTVSPHFSLNYTKGVITCGELFNVPLEEITKELKPQEVTQVRQINIRRDGQIQPTKHYILTFHSTKLPEFIYAGYLKLPVRPYIPNPLRCFQCQRFGHSKVNCRGTLTCARCAEKGHDSQQCHAEEKCVNCGGNHASYSRSCERWQLEKQITTIKIKENISYPEARRKIIASTPKPGLSYASAVQNSFCENCSCSNCTKKGIKTKTQAKLSDSDTETSLTSTPDHSKTIKLKPKPNKSLKLKLSKRGLATKDLASKLKKTTLRSSVALGLADKGVAHKDLTSIFGGTSKSPEIISLHPSEEEDEFEMRCDVTHPPNTAPTPSLAKRLS